A single genomic interval of Flavihumibacter rivuli harbors:
- the dgt gene encoding dGTP triphosphohydrolase yields MNWNNCFSHGRYGQGFISSTVRTPYERDFDRLIFSAAFRRLQDKTQVFPLPGPILVHNRLTHSLEVASVGRSLGKIVGDMLVEKLGSELSDEAKLFYQSDLSSVIAAACLAHDIGNPSFGHSGEAAISSYFEQHAGTVIGGKPLIGHFEEKEWKDLTNFEGNANSFRILTHHYANRQKGGYQLTYTTLAAIAKYPCESIGSDKKYLNRKKYGFFQADKDAFVEVAAKLGMTCEDTDPLIYKRHPFVYLVEAADDICYRVIDWEDAHRLGIIDSDTAIRHFLALLETSKWDKMDRIHKTLKELDNDPREQLAYLRAKCINYLANSCAEVFVGNNAELLTGSYNRSLIDGIEARSLEALEAINKVTIRKIYNHETVVKIELAGYEVMSSLLGAFIPAILQEKASHKERKILQLLPNQFRGENETAYEKALSVIDFISGMTDSYAMELYKNLKGISLPTHT; encoded by the coding sequence ATGAATTGGAACAATTGTTTTTCACATGGACGATATGGGCAGGGATTCATTTCTTCAACGGTGCGGACTCCCTATGAAAGGGATTTCGACCGGCTGATCTTCTCTGCCGCATTCAGGAGGTTACAAGACAAGACACAGGTATTTCCCTTGCCCGGGCCGATCCTGGTGCACAACCGCCTTACCCATTCCCTTGAAGTGGCGAGTGTAGGCAGGTCATTGGGGAAGATCGTAGGGGATATGCTGGTGGAGAAACTGGGTAGTGAACTAAGTGATGAGGCAAAACTCTTCTACCAGTCTGACCTTTCCAGTGTGATCGCGGCTGCCTGCCTGGCACATGATATCGGCAACCCTTCCTTTGGGCATTCTGGGGAAGCGGCCATCAGTTCTTATTTTGAACAACATGCAGGAACCGTGATCGGTGGGAAACCGCTCATTGGGCATTTTGAGGAGAAGGAGTGGAAGGACCTTACCAATTTTGAAGGCAATGCCAATTCCTTCAGGATCCTGACCCACCATTATGCCAACCGGCAGAAAGGCGGTTACCAGCTGACCTATACCACCTTGGCAGCCATAGCCAAATATCCATGCGAAAGTATCGGCAGCGACAAGAAATACCTGAACCGCAAGAAATATGGTTTCTTCCAGGCCGACAAGGATGCTTTTGTGGAAGTGGCTGCAAAACTCGGTATGACCTGTGAGGATACCGATCCACTGATCTATAAAAGACATCCCTTTGTTTACCTGGTAGAGGCAGCCGATGATATCTGTTACCGGGTGATCGATTGGGAGGATGCGCATCGTTTAGGCATCATTGATAGTGACACAGCCATTCGACATTTCCTGGCCTTGCTGGAAACCAGCAAATGGGATAAGATGGATAGGATCCATAAGACCCTGAAGGAGTTGGACAATGACCCGCGCGAACAGCTGGCCTACCTCAGGGCAAAATGCATCAATTACCTGGCAAACAGCTGCGCCGAAGTATTTGTAGGGAACAATGCGGAATTACTAACGGGAAGCTATAACCGATCCCTTATCGATGGAATAGAAGCCAGGTCACTGGAGGCTTTGGAGGCGATCAACAAAGTGACCATCAGGAAGATCTACAACCATGAAACAGTGGTAAAGATCGAGTTGGCCGGTTATGAAGTGATGAGTTCCTTGCTGGGTGCATTCATTCCTGCCATCTTACAGGAAAAGGCCTCGCATAAGGAAAGGAAGATCCTGCAGTTGTTACCCAACCAATTCCGGGGTGAAAATGAAACTGCCTATGAAAAGGCATTATCGGTAATTGACTTTATTTCCGGCATGACCGACTCCTATGCCATGGAACTGTATAAGAACCTTAAAGGTATTTCACTGCCAACGCATACCTGA
- a CDS encoding PD-(D/E)XK nuclease family protein, translating into MFLQTVASQLYQQYGKDISRFAFVFPNKRPAVYFRHYLGNLIDKPIWSPELLTIHEFIGLSTNRLPADRLLQSFLLYDAFLAVLQEDGETDIPTYERFYSLGEILLNDYTELESNIISIPDLYSNMAELAAIEKGFDYLTAEQQEYLKRFWKNFSTEKLSRQKEKFLLLWRRLPRIFERFGALLEERQLVTMGTIYRNLATGKHDNAVFLDKFEKIVFIGFNALNRAELRLFTELKNDGKALFYFDADSHYIDDPLQEAGLFLRRNLGLFGNEAPVENNINRTDRTIRVIAAEGNAAQVRLLPQLLKEIPDLAKAPERIGILLADEQQLMPVLHSLPDGIPFINITMGYGIAQSPVFSLITTIIKVQESLEQQSGKRIYYQYLLQLLQHPYFYQVDQAAELVTEINKRSLVSIPVEKWEQVTEKRLKQILQLVQQPMDIFGLIRNVLEVQAREPVNGAIGALELQLLSSAYYQLNRLEDLLKQFKHPLSLEFIGETITNVMRTLSVPLEGEPLKGLQVMGLLESRGLDFDHIIVLNVNEGVLPKRAVAPTFIPDSIRRAYGLSVMEKQDAIFAYVFYRLLQRNSTMACLYNCTVDEAGPGEPSRFLAQLEYETRIPFIHQQLLVNVAPEAKPPISIIKDEKVMTCLNRYRKVALSPSAINNYIECPLRFYLKHVVGIDEPEGFQDEIDARVMGNILHKAIEHLYERLAAGKNGSREVTAADIDLLDQWADEAVDGAFGMELAGEFGYPVQFTGSYKVIREVIRYYVREVLYYDKRYAPFTIVQLEKKALGNFSFVSNGKAMEIKIGGIIDRIDKKQGIYRIIDYKTGKDKKDFKSVEGLFDPEERERNKAALQTIIYSHVLKAELPQGTPVVAGLYDVRNMKKDGEGFDWRFREQAGRGKMEPIDHQRMEELVKLTMEKLEEVVASIFDERIPFDQTTHIEKCQYCTYKTICGR; encoded by the coding sequence ATGTTTTTACAAACGGTAGCGAGCCAGTTATACCAGCAATACGGTAAGGATATTTCCAGGTTTGCCTTTGTGTTCCCTAACAAAAGGCCGGCTGTCTATTTTCGGCATTACCTGGGAAACCTCATCGACAAACCGATCTGGAGCCCTGAATTATTGACGATCCATGAATTCATTGGGTTGTCAACCAACAGGCTTCCGGCTGATCGCTTATTACAATCCTTCCTGCTATATGATGCATTCCTTGCAGTTCTCCAGGAAGATGGAGAAACGGATATCCCAACCTATGAGCGATTTTACTCACTGGGTGAAATCTTGCTGAATGATTATACTGAACTGGAGTCGAATATCATTTCCATTCCCGACCTCTACAGTAATATGGCAGAGCTGGCGGCGATAGAGAAAGGCTTCGACTACCTAACAGCGGAACAGCAGGAATACCTTAAACGTTTCTGGAAGAATTTTTCAACGGAGAAACTGAGCAGGCAAAAGGAAAAGTTCCTGTTGCTTTGGAGAAGGCTACCCAGGATCTTTGAACGGTTTGGTGCATTGCTGGAAGAAAGGCAGCTGGTCACCATGGGTACCATATACCGAAACCTTGCTACGGGTAAGCATGATAATGCCGTATTCCTCGACAAGTTTGAAAAGATCGTCTTTATCGGTTTCAATGCCTTGAACCGTGCTGAGCTGAGGCTCTTCACGGAATTGAAGAATGATGGTAAGGCCCTGTTCTATTTTGATGCCGATAGTCATTATATAGATGACCCCTTGCAGGAAGCAGGATTGTTCCTGAGGAGAAACCTGGGGCTCTTTGGTAATGAAGCACCGGTGGAAAACAATATCAACAGAACCGACAGGACCATCAGGGTCATAGCGGCCGAGGGCAATGCGGCGCAGGTAAGGCTTCTTCCTCAGCTACTGAAAGAGATACCTGACCTGGCTAAAGCACCGGAACGTATAGGCATCCTGCTGGCTGATGAACAGCAACTGATGCCGGTACTACATTCCCTGCCGGATGGGATCCCCTTTATCAATATTACCATGGGCTACGGTATCGCCCAGTCTCCTGTTTTTTCATTGATCACCACCATCATTAAGGTGCAGGAATCATTGGAACAACAGTCAGGGAAGAGGATCTACTACCAGTACCTGTTGCAACTATTGCAGCATCCCTACTTTTACCAGGTTGACCAGGCGGCTGAATTGGTAACGGAAATCAACAAACGAAGTTTGGTATCCATACCTGTTGAGAAATGGGAACAGGTTACGGAGAAGCGATTGAAGCAAATATTACAGCTTGTCCAGCAGCCCATGGATATCTTTGGGTTGATCAGGAATGTGCTGGAAGTACAGGCAAGGGAACCGGTCAACGGTGCGATCGGTGCCCTCGAATTACAGTTGTTATCATCCGCCTATTACCAGCTTAACCGCCTGGAGGACCTGCTGAAACAATTCAAACATCCCCTTAGCCTGGAGTTCATTGGTGAAACCATTACGAATGTTATGAGGACCCTCAGTGTTCCATTGGAGGGTGAGCCACTCAAAGGGTTGCAGGTGATGGGATTACTGGAGAGCAGGGGACTCGACTTCGATCACATTATCGTATTGAATGTTAATGAAGGGGTGCTACCGAAAAGAGCGGTAGCCCCAACCTTTATCCCCGATAGCATCAGGAGGGCTTATGGCTTGAGTGTGATGGAAAAGCAGGACGCCATCTTTGCCTATGTGTTTTACCGCTTGTTGCAACGGAACAGTACCATGGCCTGTTTGTACAATTGTACGGTAGATGAAGCCGGTCCCGGCGAGCCAAGCCGCTTTCTTGCACAATTGGAGTATGAGACCAGGATACCGTTCATCCACCAGCAACTATTGGTGAACGTAGCACCTGAGGCCAAGCCTCCCATTTCCATCATCAAGGATGAAAAGGTAATGACCTGCCTGAACAGGTACCGTAAAGTTGCCCTTTCCCCTTCTGCGATCAATAACTATATCGAGTGTCCTTTAAGGTTTTACTTGAAGCATGTGGTCGGTATTGATGAGCCCGAAGGTTTCCAGGATGAGATCGACGCAAGGGTGATGGGAAATATCCTCCACAAGGCAATAGAACATTTATACGAGCGTCTGGCTGCGGGCAAGAATGGATCCCGTGAGGTAACTGCTGCTGATATCGATCTACTCGATCAATGGGCCGATGAGGCCGTGGATGGTGCGTTTGGAATGGAACTGGCAGGGGAGTTCGGCTACCCGGTACAGTTCACGGGAAGCTATAAGGTGATCAGGGAAGTGATCCGCTATTATGTGCGTGAGGTATTGTATTATGACAAGAGATACGCTCCTTTCACGATCGTTCAACTGGAGAAGAAAGCCCTGGGAAATTTTAGCTTTGTCTCGAACGGGAAAGCAATGGAGATAAAGATCGGGGGGATAATTGACCGGATCGATAAGAAGCAGGGGATTTACCGGATCATCGATTACAAGACCGGTAAGGATAAAAAGGATTTCAAGTCTGTGGAGGGTTTATTTGACCCGGAAGAAAGGGAAAGGAACAAGGCCGCCCTCCAGACCATCATCTATTCGCATGTGCTGAAAGCAGAACTGCCGCAAGGAACCCCTGTGGTGGCTGGTCTATATGATGTCAGGAATATGAAGAAGGATGGGGAAGGTTTCGATTGGAGGTTCAGGGAGCAGGCAGGAAGGGGGAAAATGGAACCCATTGATCACCAAAGGATGGAAGAACTGGTTAAGCTGACCATGGAGAAACTGGAGGAAGTAGTGGCTTCCATCTTTGACGAGCGGATACCTTTTGACCAGACCACGCATATTGAAAAATGCCAGTACTGCACCTACAAGACCATTTGTGGTAGGTAA
- a CDS encoding UvrD-helicase domain-containing protein, which produces MPEKEFTLPLHIYRASAGSGKTFLLASQYLCLLFEQPHKYREILAVTFTNKATEEMKHRILGELRKIAKGEKTDYGSIILERFPELAEGNQLAMKADQVYRAILHDYAKFSVSTIDSFVQQVIRSFAYEIGLDAGYELQMNQDIVKEDLADRLFELLETNDELLQWVQKIALERIENGQAWDFRGEMLNFAGEIFQERFHRFEANMRNLEDPTAAFESLKAGLQQTIRQMEEPMMEWAKKAQSILKASGLEPEVFSYAKSGFINYFNKVIQDKDFSPSKRVMEALDNLDRWTKKDTDESTRSRVAAIYPQYNELLNKAVDHVSEHMLTYQTAKVVLANLNNMNLLRIMAEQLADYRKENNALLISDTQQLLRELVSDNDAPFIYEKIGNRFQHFLLDEFQDTSSFQWDNFKPLVEQSVSTGQYNLIVGDVKQSIYRWRNGDWRLLQEQVKRDIGDVYVKEDSLKENYRSRKNIISFNNYLFHCAPKILQLDFNNEMSQVSDEAIHHRLQSNHYYDIIGTAYEDAAQEMPASAKDGGVVDIRFFAKDSRSIHSWRPEAEEWLCSLIDSLIVEKGIDPAQITLLTRNNKDARYLIDLLLQYQQTTKARARYGLISTDALVINASPAIQLLLAALKYLINDKDNLALVELVQANAYRLGLDLSNLEWYRIKTDHALAQLPEAFSKRRHYLLETGLYECVEELISIFSLDSWTREQAYVLAFRDMVNKFSVKGRADIREFLEWWADEGEKRALPMSSSANAIQVMTIHKSKGLAFDVVIVPYADWKLQNDQGRLWCQWKVEGSPIEVVPVSISKSLAQTHFAYDYFEEQLMARMDALNMLYVALTRTRQAMYIMAPMPSEKSEKEGSISTIGDLLYHSLKQSASSLPKGQEDYSANFESGKLCIDGEITGNGKGNASEDALVLQPFTAHPELLKDLREPARHELILQLSTNDQQKIGQLAHLALAKISHPDDAGTVLQKMQMEGIITSQYYEEVREKVMQAMNNQQLRLWFSEAYEAINERAILIKGGDTRRPDKVLVGKEETILLDFKFTQEESPGHARQLKQYQELLQQMGYPAVKSYVYYGFNQSLVPLAHLAVEQGNLFS; this is translated from the coding sequence ATGCCCGAAAAAGAATTTACCCTCCCCCTTCATATCTACAGGGCTTCAGCCGGTTCAGGAAAGACCTTCCTGCTGGCCTCCCAGTACCTATGCCTGCTCTTTGAGCAACCCCATAAGTACAGGGAGATACTTGCGGTAACCTTTACCAATAAGGCCACTGAGGAAATGAAGCACCGTATCCTGGGCGAACTGCGGAAAATTGCCAAAGGGGAAAAGACCGACTATGGAAGCATTATCCTGGAGAGGTTTCCCGAATTGGCAGAGGGCAACCAGCTGGCCATGAAGGCTGACCAGGTCTATAGGGCTATCCTTCATGATTATGCGAAGTTTTCTGTTAGCACTATTGACAGTTTTGTGCAGCAGGTGATCCGCTCCTTTGCCTATGAGATCGGCCTGGATGCCGGCTATGAACTGCAAATGAACCAGGATATTGTAAAGGAGGACCTGGCCGACCGGTTGTTTGAATTATTGGAGACGAATGATGAGTTATTACAATGGGTCCAGAAAATAGCCCTTGAACGAATCGAGAATGGACAGGCCTGGGACTTCAGGGGTGAGATGCTCAATTTTGCAGGTGAGATCTTCCAGGAGCGGTTCCACCGCTTTGAAGCCAATATGCGCAACCTCGAAGATCCGACAGCAGCCTTTGAAAGCCTGAAAGCGGGCCTGCAACAAACCATCAGACAGATGGAAGAGCCGATGATGGAATGGGCGAAGAAGGCCCAGTCCATCCTGAAGGCTTCTGGCTTGGAACCGGAAGTTTTCAGTTACGCAAAATCAGGATTCATCAATTATTTCAATAAGGTTATCCAGGACAAGGATTTCAGCCCCAGTAAAAGGGTAATGGAGGCATTGGATAACCTGGACAGGTGGACTAAAAAAGATACAGATGAATCCACCAGGTCAAGGGTTGCCGCAATTTACCCGCAATACAATGAACTGCTCAACAAGGCGGTTGATCATGTAAGCGAACATATGCTTACTTACCAGACTGCGAAAGTTGTCCTGGCCAACCTGAATAATATGAACCTGCTCAGGATCATGGCTGAGCAACTGGCGGATTACCGTAAGGAGAACAATGCCCTATTGATCTCGGATACCCAGCAATTATTGCGGGAACTGGTAAGTGATAATGACGCGCCTTTCATCTATGAGAAGATCGGCAATCGTTTCCAGCATTTCCTGCTGGATGAATTCCAGGACACCAGTAGTTTCCAGTGGGACAATTTCAAACCCCTGGTAGAACAGTCCGTATCAACGGGTCAATATAACCTGATCGTTGGGGATGTCAAGCAGTCCATCTACCGCTGGCGTAATGGCGATTGGCGATTGTTGCAGGAACAGGTGAAAAGGGATATCGGTGATGTGTATGTGAAAGAGGACAGCCTCAAGGAGAATTACCGGAGCAGGAAGAACATCATCAGTTTCAATAATTACCTTTTTCATTGTGCCCCCAAAATCCTGCAGCTGGATTTCAACAATGAGATGTCCCAGGTTTCAGATGAGGCGATCCACCATCGGCTTCAATCCAACCATTACTATGACATCATTGGAACCGCCTATGAAGATGCAGCCCAGGAAATGCCTGCCAGCGCAAAGGATGGCGGGGTGGTGGATATCCGGTTCTTTGCCAAGGATTCGCGATCGATCCATTCCTGGAGACCCGAAGCAGAAGAATGGTTGTGTTCCCTGATCGATTCATTGATCGTGGAAAAAGGAATTGATCCTGCCCAGATCACCCTGCTGACAAGGAATAATAAAGATGCACGCTACCTGATCGACCTCCTCCTTCAATACCAGCAGACCACCAAGGCCCGCGCTAGGTATGGTTTGATCTCTACAGATGCGCTCGTCATTAATGCTTCCCCGGCCATCCAGTTATTGCTTGCAGCCTTAAAATACCTGATCAACGATAAGGATAACCTGGCACTGGTGGAGCTGGTGCAGGCAAATGCTTACAGGCTGGGACTTGACCTGAGTAACCTGGAATGGTACCGCATAAAAACTGACCATGCCCTGGCGCAGTTACCAGAGGCTTTTTCAAAAAGAAGGCACTACCTGCTGGAAACAGGATTATATGAATGTGTGGAAGAATTGATCAGCATATTCTCCCTGGATAGCTGGACAAGGGAACAAGCCTATGTATTGGCATTCCGGGATATGGTGAACAAGTTCAGTGTGAAAGGAAGGGCCGATATCCGGGAATTCCTGGAATGGTGGGCTGATGAAGGCGAAAAAAGGGCCCTGCCCATGTCCTCTTCCGCCAATGCCATCCAGGTGATGACCATCCATAAATCCAAGGGATTGGCGTTCGATGTGGTCATCGTACCCTATGCAGATTGGAAGTTACAGAATGACCAGGGCAGACTATGGTGCCAATGGAAGGTAGAAGGATCGCCCATTGAAGTGGTCCCGGTTAGTATCAGTAAGTCACTAGCGCAAACCCATTTCGCTTACGACTATTTTGAAGAACAGCTGATGGCAAGGATGGATGCATTGAACATGTTGTATGTAGCGCTTACTCGTACCCGTCAGGCCATGTACATAATGGCACCAATGCCTTCCGAGAAATCAGAAAAGGAAGGCAGTATCTCAACAATTGGGGATTTGCTGTACCATTCCCTCAAACAATCGGCAAGCTCCCTTCCAAAGGGGCAGGAGGATTATTCTGCCAATTTTGAATCGGGAAAACTTTGTATAGACGGTGAAATTACCGGTAATGGTAAAGGCAATGCCAGCGAAGACGCACTTGTACTGCAACCCTTCACTGCACATCCTGAATTGCTGAAAGACCTAAGGGAGCCGGCCAGGCATGAGCTGATCCTGCAGTTGTCCACCAATGACCAACAGAAGATTGGCCAGCTAGCCCACCTGGCACTTGCTAAGATCAGCCATCCGGATGATGCAGGTACCGTACTCCAGAAAATGCAGATGGAAGGTATCATCACCAGCCAGTATTATGAAGAAGTCAGGGAAAAAGTGATGCAGGCCATGAATAACCAGCAGCTGAGGCTATGGTTCAGTGAAGCATATGAAGCCATCAATGAAAGGGCTATTCTAATAAAAGGCGGTGATACCAGGAGACCCGATAAAGTATTGGTGGGTAAAGAGGAAACGATCCTGCTGGACTTCAAGTTTACCCAGGAAGAATCACCCGGTCATGCCAGGCAGTTAAAGCAATACCAGGAACTACTGCAACAGATGGGCTATCCCGCTGTGAAATCATATGTTTATTATGGGTTTAACCAATCGCTCGTTCCATTGGCACATTTAGCAGTTGAACAGGGTAATCTTTTCAGTTGA
- the chrA gene encoding chromate efflux transporter: MHSVTAFGGPHGHFGMMLKTFVDQRKDVTKEELLEYNAFCQMLPGASSTQVLTLIGYKRGGVMLAVLTLLIWILPACLLMGGLSFLVKYIDNKSFQHDVFRYIGPMTVGFLAYASAEAFKYAIHNTITRVIMAASTILAFAFFKLPLIIPVLIVAGGFVTNLSDKRIPQVGEKPRKIKWGNIWLFAFIFLAAGLLSEQARKHDWPNRRPINLFENTYRFGSLVFGGGQVLVAMMYEQFVVRPKNERLLQRNPNVIKIERDDFYTGAGVVRAMPGPVFSIASFMGGIAMSDRGTAWQVLGCIIGTVAIFLPSALLVLFFFPVWHNLKRYAIVYRALEGINAAVVGFLIASTLYMLKDITIAEWSGRGLLNSIVIAATWLLLWKSKIPSPFIVLMVLLLGLLV; the protein is encoded by the coding sequence TTGCATAGTGTCACTGCGTTTGGCGGACCGCATGGGCATTTTGGCATGATGCTAAAGACCTTTGTGGACCAAAGGAAGGATGTGACGAAGGAAGAACTACTGGAATACAACGCATTTTGCCAAATGCTACCGGGAGCATCTTCTACCCAGGTATTGACCCTTATCGGTTACAAGCGGGGAGGTGTGATGCTGGCGGTGCTTACCTTATTGATCTGGATATTACCAGCCTGCCTGCTCATGGGTGGCCTGTCCTTCCTTGTTAAGTACATCGATAACAAATCTTTCCAGCATGATGTGTTCCGGTATATCGGCCCAATGACGGTAGGTTTCCTGGCTTATGCATCGGCAGAAGCATTTAAATACGCGATACACAATACCATCACCAGGGTGATCATGGCGGCCAGCACCATCCTGGCCTTTGCGTTTTTCAAGTTGCCATTGATCATACCGGTCCTGATCGTAGCGGGTGGATTCGTCACCAACCTCAGCGATAAGAGGATACCCCAGGTGGGCGAGAAGCCCAGGAAGATCAAGTGGGGGAATATCTGGCTCTTCGCTTTTATTTTCCTGGCTGCAGGTTTGTTGAGTGAACAGGCAAGGAAGCATGACTGGCCAAACAGGCGGCCCATCAACCTATTTGAGAATACCTATCGTTTCGGAAGTCTTGTATTTGGCGGGGGCCAGGTGCTGGTAGCCATGATGTATGAACAGTTTGTGGTTCGTCCCAAAAATGAGCGGCTTTTGCAAAGGAACCCCAATGTCATCAAGATCGAACGCGATGATTTTTATACCGGGGCGGGCGTGGTCAGGGCGATGCCCGGACCCGTATTCTCCATTGCATCATTCATGGGTGGAATAGCCATGAGTGACAGGGGGACCGCCTGGCAGGTATTGGGATGCATTATTGGGACAGTAGCTATTTTCCTGCCGAGTGCCTTATTGGTCCTATTCTTTTTCCCGGTCTGGCATAACCTGAAACGGTATGCGATTGTCTATCGCGCATTGGAAGGCATCAATGCAGCAGTTGTTGGGTTCCTGATCGCTTCAACCCTCTACATGCTTAAGGACATCACTATAGCGGAATGGTCCGGCAGGGGTTTATTGAACTCCATTGTTATTGCTGCCACCTGGTTATTGTTATGGAAATCAAAGATCCCTTCTCCCTTCATTGTCCTCATGGTATTGTTACTGGGATTGCTGGTATAA
- a CDS encoding serine hydrolase, translated as MKKIALLLISFAWLFPNAMAQDTNKYDKQLERKMAELFKGFNGQAGVYVKNLRTGKVAAIHADTLFPTASMVKIPIMIGIMDKINNKELGYHQELIYKDSLLYEGEDILGSFKDGEKIALAKVLMLMLTTSDNTASLWLQALAGTGTRINQILDSLGFQNTRVNSRTPGREENRRQFGWGQTTPREMVRLMELIYLRQMLSNDASVQMLRMLGRNYWDEEAISQFPPDVFIASKNGAVDASRSETILVMAPHGPFIFSIITKNQQDRSWSSNNEGWVLVRKMANLLWQYFEPKSKWKPVLGFDGNPSVKRND; from the coding sequence ATGAAGAAGATCGCATTGCTGCTCATTTCTTTTGCCTGGCTCTTCCCCAATGCCATGGCCCAGGATACCAACAAATATGATAAACAGTTGGAGCGAAAAATGGCTGAGCTATTCAAGGGCTTCAATGGCCAGGCAGGGGTATATGTGAAAAACCTCCGGACAGGGAAGGTTGCAGCCATCCATGCGGATACCCTCTTCCCCACCGCCAGTATGGTCAAGATCCCCATCATGATCGGCATTATGGATAAGATCAATAATAAGGAACTGGGCTATCACCAGGAATTAATATATAAAGACTCTTTATTATATGAAGGAGAGGATATCCTGGGCTCCTTCAAGGATGGCGAAAAGATAGCCCTGGCCAAGGTATTGATGCTGATGCTCACCACCAGCGATAATACCGCCAGTCTATGGCTGCAGGCATTGGCCGGTACCGGTACCCGCATCAACCAAATCCTCGACAGCCTGGGTTTTCAAAACACGCGGGTGAATTCCCGGACACCCGGCCGTGAAGAGAACCGCAGGCAATTTGGATGGGGACAGACCACTCCCCGTGAAATGGTGCGCTTGATGGAGTTGATCTACCTCCGGCAAATGCTTTCCAATGATGCTTCTGTTCAGATGCTGCGGATGTTGGGAAGGAACTACTGGGATGAAGAGGCTATTTCACAATTTCCACCGGATGTATTCATTGCCTCAAAGAATGGAGCGGTAGACGCTTCGAGAAGTGAGACCATCCTGGTGATGGCACCTCATGGACCATTCATCTTTTCCATCATAACCAAGAACCAGCAAGACCGGAGCTGGTCCAGTAACAATGAAGGATGGGTGCTCGTCAGGAAAATGGCTAACCTGCTTTGGCAATACTTTGAACCGAAATCAAAATGGAAACCGGTACTGGGCTTCGATGGTAACCCCAGCGTAAAAAGAAATGATTGA
- the nadD gene encoding nicotinate (nicotinamide) nucleotide adenylyltransferase, with product MKIGLYFGSFNPIHIGHCIIANQMATHSDLDQVWLVISPQNPFKPSAGLLNEYHRLHLAKLAIEGAEGLRASDIELHLPRPSYTIDTLTYLQEKFPQHSFAIIMGSDGLQNLRKWKNAEVLIRDYDLYVYPRPGFPIDPQISSRLHTINAPLLDISATAIRQMIRQGEDIRFLVPEPVRLEIEQNGYYK from the coding sequence ATGAAAATCGGATTATACTTTGGTTCCTTTAATCCTATTCATATAGGGCATTGCATCATCGCCAACCAAATGGCGACCCATTCCGACCTTGACCAGGTATGGCTGGTGATCTCACCCCAAAACCCTTTCAAGCCTTCTGCCGGATTGCTGAATGAATACCATCGGCTCCACCTGGCCAAACTGGCCATTGAAGGAGCAGAGGGTTTAAGGGCATCTGATATTGAACTTCACCTTCCCCGTCCCTCCTATACTATTGATACCCTAACCTACCTGCAGGAAAAATTCCCCCAACATAGTTTTGCCATTATCATGGGTAGTGACGGGCTGCAGAACCTTAGGAAATGGAAGAATGCTGAAGTGTTGATTCGCGACTATGACCTTTATGTCTATCCCCGTCCTGGCTTTCCTATCGATCCCCAAATCTCATCCCGTTTGCACACCATCAATGCCCCCCTGCTGGATATCTCCGCTACTGCTATCCGTCAAATGATCAGGCAAGGCGAGGATATCCGCTTCCTTGTGCCGGAACCTGTTCGCCTCGAGATCGAGCAAAATGGGTACTACAAATAA